In Marinicauda algicola, one DNA window encodes the following:
- a CDS encoding YbjN domain-containing protein, producing MELNHDTLNLEADPLESVEQAVIAEQYAYERDDTELHIAVPGSWRDHQIWFAWRPELDAMHLCASLELKVPEKRFRDACELVNRINERLYLGHFEVWSEDGSIIFRHALSLPGGEGMNAAQAAGLIGAAKEAGERLYPAFQYLIWGGKSVSEAVSAAMFETAGEA from the coding sequence ATGGAACTCAATCACGACACGCTCAACCTGGAGGCCGACCCGCTGGAAAGCGTGGAACAGGCCGTCATCGCCGAGCAATACGCCTACGAGCGCGACGACACGGAACTCCACATCGCCGTGCCGGGCAGCTGGCGCGATCACCAGATCTGGTTCGCCTGGCGGCCCGAGCTCGACGCGATGCATCTGTGCGCCAGCCTCGAGCTGAAGGTGCCCGAGAAGCGCTTCCGCGATGCCTGCGAACTCGTCAACCGCATCAACGAGCGCCTCTATCTCGGACATTTCGAGGTCTGGAGCGAGGACGGCTCGATCATTTTCCGCCATGCCCTGTCCCTACCGGGCGGGGAGGGGATGAACGCGGCCCAGGCCGCTGGCCTCATCGGCGCGGCCAAGGAGGCCGGAGAGCGGCTCTACCCGGCCTTCCAATATCTCATCTGGGGCGGCAAGAGCGTCAGCGAGGCCGTCTCGGCCGCGATGTTCGAAACCGCTGGCGAAGCGTAA
- the proC gene encoding pyrroline-5-carboxylate reductase produces MTSERNGRLALVGVGRMGAAMATGWLRKSRGGVPADRLIFIDPGLEGPAADLAREHGVTHLASLDAKTAKSVDTLILAVKPQVMEKVLPALSEVVREDTLIISVAAGIGLRTFEKAFPGRPIVRNMPNVPGAIGKGINVAIANARADELGLRKQAETLLKVTGPVEWLEEERLMGAATGVSGSGPAYVFLMAEALARAGEAEGLPADLAERLAVATVAGAGAMLEKSLKDGSANAAELRRSVTSPKGTTQAALDVLMGEGGLPSLIHKAVAAAEKRSRELGSGEKK; encoded by the coding sequence ATGACCAGTGAAAGAAACGGCCGGCTGGCCCTCGTGGGGGTCGGCCGCATGGGCGCGGCCATGGCGACGGGCTGGCTCAGGAAGTCGCGCGGCGGCGTTCCCGCCGACAGGCTGATCTTCATCGATCCGGGCCTGGAAGGCCCCGCGGCCGATCTCGCCAGGGAGCACGGGGTCACCCATCTGGCGAGCCTCGACGCGAAGACGGCAAAGAGCGTCGACACGCTCATCCTCGCCGTGAAGCCCCAGGTCATGGAAAAGGTCCTGCCCGCGCTTTCCGAGGTCGTGCGCGAGGACACCCTCATCATCTCGGTTGCCGCCGGCATCGGGCTTCGCACCTTCGAGAAGGCCTTCCCCGGCCGGCCGATCGTGCGCAACATGCCCAACGTGCCCGGCGCCATCGGCAAGGGCATCAATGTGGCCATCGCCAACGCGCGCGCCGACGAACTCGGTCTTCGCAAGCAGGCCGAGACGCTCCTGAAGGTCACCGGCCCGGTCGAGTGGCTGGAGGAGGAACGCCTGATGGGCGCGGCCACGGGCGTGTCCGGTTCGGGGCCCGCCTATGTCTTCCTCATGGCCGAGGCGCTCGCGCGCGCCGGCGAGGCCGAGGGCCTTCCCGCCGACCTCGCCGAGCGCCTCGCCGTCGCGACGGTGGCCGGCGCCGGCGCCATGCTGGAAAAATCCCTGAAGGACGGCAGCGCCAACGCCGCCGAGCTGCGCCGCTCGGTCACCTCCCCCAAGGGCACCACCCAGGCCGCCCTCGACGTCCTCATGGGCGAGGGAGGCCTTCCCAGCCTCATCCACAAGGCCGTCGCCGCCGCCGAGAAGCGGAGCCGCGAGCTGGGCAGCGGAGAAAAGAAGTAG
- a CDS encoding ATP-binding protein: protein MKLRTGIKRYLPKGLFGRSLLIIVLPVALMQVAVTWTFFEEHWETVTARLSESVAGDVAMITELYQDQPGEFERIASTAYSTMGLSVDLREGDALPTARRTAFFRALDRTLRRALANELDEDFWFDTTRYPEYVDIRVAVADGVLRFIVVREQVFATTGHIFLLWIIAATSLLTAVSIIFIRNQVKPIRQLAEAAEAFGRGQDVERFKPAGAREVRQAAHAFIDMRQRLKRHMEQRTALLAGVSHDLRTPLTRLRLQLALMEKSEEREAALKDLAEMEEALEEYLAFARGQAGEEPGPVDLTALCHEIGENVRREDGADIEIEAEEGLVLEGRAAPLKRAVTNLVQNARAFATRIVLSARRVEDRIEIAVDDNGPGIPPDRRGEAFKPFSRLDEARNANRKGVGLGLAIARDTARAHGGDVRLEDSELGGLRAVLSLPA from the coding sequence ATGAAGCTTCGCACCGGCATCAAGCGCTACCTGCCCAAGGGCCTGTTCGGCCGCTCCCTGCTGATCATCGTGCTGCCCGTCGCGCTGATGCAGGTCGCGGTGACGTGGACCTTCTTCGAGGAGCACTGGGAGACGGTCACCGCGCGCCTGTCGGAAAGCGTCGCGGGCGACGTCGCCATGATCACCGAGCTCTACCAGGACCAGCCCGGCGAGTTCGAGCGCATCGCGAGCACCGCCTATTCCACCATGGGCCTGTCGGTCGACCTGCGCGAGGGCGACGCCCTGCCGACGGCGCGGCGCACCGCCTTCTTCCGCGCCCTCGACCGCACGCTGAGGCGTGCGCTCGCCAACGAGCTCGACGAGGATTTCTGGTTCGACACCACGCGCTATCCCGAATACGTGGACATCCGCGTGGCGGTGGCGGACGGCGTGCTGCGCTTCATCGTGGTGCGCGAACAGGTCTTCGCCACGACCGGGCACATCTTCCTTCTGTGGATCATCGCCGCGACGAGCCTTCTGACCGCGGTGTCGATCATCTTCATCAGGAACCAGGTCAAACCCATCCGCCAGCTCGCCGAGGCGGCCGAGGCCTTCGGGCGCGGCCAGGACGTGGAGCGCTTCAAGCCGGCCGGCGCGCGCGAGGTGCGCCAGGCCGCCCACGCCTTCATCGACATGCGCCAGCGCCTGAAGCGCCACATGGAGCAGCGCACCGCCCTGCTCGCGGGCGTCAGCCACGATCTGCGCACGCCGCTGACCCGCCTGCGCCTGCAGCTCGCGCTGATGGAGAAGAGCGAGGAGCGCGAGGCGGCGCTGAAGGACCTTGCCGAGATGGAGGAGGCGCTGGAGGAATATCTCGCCTTCGCGCGCGGCCAGGCCGGCGAGGAGCCGGGCCCGGTCGATCTGACCGCCCTGTGCCACGAGATCGGCGAGAACGTGCGCCGCGAGGACGGGGCCGATATCGAGATCGAGGCCGAGGAGGGCCTCGTCCTGGAGGGCCGCGCCGCGCCGCTGAAACGCGCCGTCACCAATCTGGTCCAGAACGCGCGCGCCTTCGCCACCCGCATCGTGCTCTCGGCGCGCCGCGTCGAGGACCGCATCGAGATCGCGGTGGACGACAACGGCCCCGGCATCCCGCCCGACCGGCGCGGCGAAGCCTTCAAGCCCTTCTCGCGCCTGGATGAAGCCAGAAACGCCAACCGCAAGGGCGTCGGCCTGGGCCTGGCCATCGCGCGCGACACGGCGCGGGCCCATGGCGGGGACGTGCGCCTAGAAGACAGCGAACTCGGCGGCCTGCGCGCGGTCCTCAGCCTGCCCGCGTGA
- a CDS encoding response regulator, producing MTETRQSHILVVDDDDRIRELLSRYLRARGYRVSSAPHADKALAMLRALAFDLLILDVMMPGMDGFRLTEVIRETGDVPILLLTARGEPEDRIRGLSAGADDYLAKPFEPEELILRVQAILRRSLPRTQGPARVVFGPWRFDLDTASLERDGERVRLTGGEAALLTALAQSPGQPVSRQTLSDKAAAGAGERAVDVQVTRLRRKIEADPKDPIWVQTVRGEGYKLVAEPVFESGPR from the coding sequence ATGACGGAGACCCGCCAGAGCCATATCCTCGTCGTCGACGACGATGACCGCATCCGCGAGCTGCTCTCGCGATACCTGCGCGCGCGCGGCTACCGGGTCTCCTCCGCGCCCCATGCCGACAAGGCGCTCGCCATGCTGCGCGCGCTCGCCTTCGACCTGCTCATCCTCGACGTGATGATGCCGGGCATGGACGGGTTCCGCCTCACCGAGGTGATCCGCGAGACCGGGGACGTGCCGATCCTGCTGCTGACCGCACGCGGCGAGCCGGAGGACCGCATTCGCGGCCTGTCGGCGGGCGCGGACGACTATCTCGCCAAGCCGTTCGAGCCCGAGGAGCTGATCCTGCGCGTGCAGGCGATCCTGCGGCGCTCTCTGCCCAGGACGCAGGGACCGGCGCGCGTCGTGTTCGGGCCCTGGCGCTTCGATCTCGACACGGCGAGCCTGGAACGCGACGGCGAGCGGGTGCGCCTGACCGGCGGGGAGGCGGCGCTGCTGACGGCGCTGGCCCAGAGCCCCGGCCAGCCGGTCTCGCGCCAGACCCTGTCCGACAAGGCCGCAGCCGGCGCCGGCGAGCGGGCCGTCGACGTGCAGGTGACCCGGCTGAGGCGCAAGATCGAGGCCGACCCCAAGGACCCGATCTGGGTCCAGACCGTGCGCGGGGAAGGATACAAGCTCGTCGCCGAGCCGGTGTTCGAGAGCGGGCCGCGATGA
- a CDS encoding globin-coupled sensor protein, whose amino-acid sequence MSQPTIDYAQRLAFLKFSDEDRRTLRALKPLIEARFPAILEKFYAHLRHYPEVAQMFGGDAGMKHAAHKQLQHWLRICEARFDAEYTRSVQAIGNTHARLNLQPEWYFGGYNFLMGGLLDAILEEAGKGAGLAGAKKAFAAARARASVLTKAVMLDMDLVMSTIYAHMEAERRRQTGELANEFSERVAGMVSAVAAASEELSRTARSMSATAETTTQKSSAVAAAAEEATATAKSVAAAADELTRAIAEISEQAAQAADASGAASSEARRTGETMAELAEAAEKIGEIVNLIETVAEQTNLLALNATIEAARAGDAGKGFAVVASEVKSLARKTASATEEISGQIANIQSVVKQAVEAIGRVTGRVETVSGVSSSISAAVEQQNAATAEISRNTGETAKSSGSVSQTIQSVLAGAQETSQSADAVVGAAEELGRQAEALRGDAARFLERIRAA is encoded by the coding sequence ATGAGCCAGCCTACGATCGACTATGCCCAGCGGCTCGCCTTCCTGAAATTCTCCGACGAGGACAGGCGCACGCTGCGCGCCCTGAAGCCGCTGATCGAGGCGCGCTTCCCGGCGATCCTGGAGAAGTTCTACGCCCATCTGAGGCATTATCCCGAGGTGGCGCAGATGTTCGGCGGGGATGCCGGCATGAAGCACGCGGCGCACAAGCAGCTGCAGCACTGGCTGCGGATCTGCGAGGCGCGCTTCGACGCGGAGTACACCCGCTCGGTGCAGGCGATCGGTAACACGCACGCCCGGCTGAACCTGCAGCCGGAATGGTATTTCGGCGGCTACAACTTCCTCATGGGCGGGCTGCTCGACGCGATCCTGGAAGAGGCGGGCAAGGGCGCGGGCCTTGCCGGGGCGAAGAAGGCGTTCGCCGCGGCGCGCGCACGCGCGAGCGTGCTGACCAAGGCGGTCATGCTCGACATGGATCTCGTGATGAGCACGATCTACGCCCACATGGAGGCCGAGCGCCGCCGGCAGACCGGCGAGCTTGCGAACGAGTTCTCCGAGCGCGTCGCGGGCATGGTCTCCGCCGTGGCGGCGGCCTCCGAGGAACTCTCGCGCACCGCGCGCTCGATGTCGGCGACCGCCGAGACGACGACGCAGAAATCCTCCGCCGTCGCGGCCGCCGCCGAGGAAGCCACCGCCACCGCGAAGAGCGTCGCGGCCGCCGCCGACGAGCTGACGCGCGCGATCGCGGAAATCTCCGAACAGGCCGCGCAAGCGGCCGACGCCTCCGGTGCCGCCTCCAGCGAGGCCCGGCGCACCGGGGAGACCATGGCCGAGCTGGCCGAGGCGGCCGAGAAGATCGGCGAGATCGTCAATCTCATCGAGACCGTCGCCGAACAGACCAACCTGCTCGCGCTCAACGCCACCATCGAGGCCGCGCGCGCCGGCGATGCCGGCAAGGGCTTTGCCGTGGTCGCCAGCGAGGTGAAGTCCCTCGCGCGCAAGACCGCCTCGGCGACCGAGGAGATCTCCGGCCAGATCGCCAATATCCAGTCCGTCGTGAAACAGGCCGTCGAGGCGATCGGGCGCGTCACCGGGCGTGTGGAAACGGTCAGCGGCGTGTCGAGCTCGATCTCGGCGGCGGTGGAGCAGCAGAACGCCGCGACCGCGGAGATCAGCCGCAATACCGGCGAGACCGCGAAGAGCTCCGGCTCGGTCAGCCAGACGATCCAGTCCGTCCTGGCCGGCGCGCAGGAGACCAGCCAGTCGGCCGATGCGGTCGTCGGCGCGGCCGAGGAACTCGGACGCCAGGCCGAGGCGCTGCGCGGCGACGCCGCCCGCTTCCTGGAACGCATCCGCGCGGCGTGA
- a CDS encoding CDP-alcohol phosphatidyltransferase family protein — MRASHPPGLTRHLPNLVTIGRALAGLAGAWMLLHARHLHLEAGTQEAAVWFAAGSGLVFAIAALSDGLDGWLARALGATSPLGALLDPIADKVLVAAYLLAFVRVSGLDPYLTPAVAIIVGRDVVVTGLRLSRLSRDEVPLPVTDDAKFKTGLVMILIALPYLLVLFGMREVAAWFYLWVGGVWLAAALSAWTAVPYLRKALSR, encoded by the coding sequence ATGCGCGCCTCACACCCGCCGGGCCTCACCCGCCACCTGCCCAATCTCGTCACGATCGGGCGGGCACTCGCCGGTCTGGCGGGCGCCTGGATGCTGCTGCACGCCCGCCATCTCCATCTGGAGGCCGGCACGCAGGAGGCGGCGGTCTGGTTCGCGGCCGGCTCGGGCCTTGTCTTCGCGATCGCAGCGCTCAGCGATGGTCTCGACGGCTGGCTCGCGCGCGCGCTCGGGGCCACGAGCCCGCTCGGCGCCCTGCTCGACCCGATCGCCGACAAGGTGCTGGTCGCGGCCTATCTCCTCGCCTTCGTCCGGGTGTCCGGCCTCGACCCCTATCTGACGCCGGCCGTCGCGATCATCGTCGGGCGCGACGTGGTGGTGACCGGCCTGCGCCTGTCGCGCCTCTCGCGCGACGAGGTGCCGCTTCCCGTCACCGACGACGCCAAGTTCAAGACCGGCCTCGTCATGATCCTGATCGCGCTGCCCTATCTCCTGGTACTTTTCGGCATGCGCGAGGTCGCCGCCTGGTTCTATCTCTGGGTGGGCGGGGTGTGGCTCGCGGCGGCGCTGAGCGCCTGGACCGCCGTGCCGTACCTGCGAAAGGCGCTGTCGCGCTAG
- a CDS encoding methyl-accepting chemotaxis protein, whose amino-acid sequence MLDMDLCISTIEACAARAKKTERDELARQFEESVAAVVSSVAAASEELAQTARAMSATAEAAREKSSAVAAAAEEATVTAKSVAAAANQLTGAIAEISERASDAAGASSKASQEAKATGATMAQLAEAAERIGAIVSLIDQVAEQTNLLALNATIEAARAGEAGKGFAVVASEVKSLAAQTAKATEEISSQISNVQEVVKSAVAAIGNVSATIEQLTSVSTSISAAVEEQNAATEEISRNTDQTAASAGSVAETIQSVLAGAEETSRSSDAVVKAADELGRYAEALSGDVAAFLNKIRAA is encoded by the coding sequence ATGCTCGACATGGACCTGTGCATATCCACGATCGAGGCCTGCGCGGCGCGCGCCAAGAAGACCGAACGCGACGAACTCGCCCGGCAGTTCGAGGAATCCGTCGCCGCGGTGGTGTCCTCGGTCGCGGCCGCGTCGGAGGAACTCGCCCAGACCGCGCGCGCCATGAGCGCGACCGCCGAGGCAGCGCGCGAGAAGAGCTCCGCCGTCGCCGCCGCCGCGGAGGAGGCCACCGTGACGGCCAAGAGCGTCGCCGCGGCCGCCAACCAGCTGACCGGCGCCATCGCGGAGATCAGCGAGCGCGCCTCCGATGCGGCCGGCGCCTCCTCGAAGGCCTCGCAGGAAGCAAAGGCCACGGGAGCGACCATGGCCCAGCTCGCCGAGGCGGCCGAGCGGATCGGCGCGATCGTCAGCCTGATCGATCAGGTCGCCGAACAGACCAACCTGCTCGCGCTGAACGCCACCATTGAGGCCGCGCGCGCCGGCGAGGCGGGCAAGGGCTTCGCCGTGGTCGCGAGCGAGGTGAAATCCCTCGCGGCGCAGACGGCGAAGGCGACGGAGGAAATCTCCAGCCAGATCAGCAACGTGCAGGAAGTCGTCAAGTCGGCGGTCGCCGCGATCGGCAACGTATCGGCGACGATCGAGCAGCTGACTTCGGTCTCGACCTCCATCTCCGCGGCCGTCGAGGAGCAGAACGCGGCGACCGAGGAGATCAGCCGCAATACCGACCAGACCGCCGCCAGCGCCGGCTCCGTCGCCGAGACGATCCAGTCCGTCCTCGCAGGTGCCGAGGAGACCTCGCGTTCCTCCGATGCGGTGGTCAAGGCCGCCGACGAGCTCGGCCGGTACGCGGAAGCCCTCAGCGGCGACGTCGCTGCCTTCCTCAACAAGATCCGGGCCGCCTGA
- the uvrC gene encoding excinuclease ABC subunit UvrC: MGWPAEGCRRRPDGVPCTRPADGAASRAYLAPMVKAARPDAPPISQKEVPAEVSGPPGDARNGAEIIADYVKRLPDKPGVYRMYDENGDVLYVGKARKLKARVSNYAKSGGHTNRIALMISLTRSMEFVVTATETEALLLEANLIKRLKPRFNILLRDDKSFPYILIRTDHEAPQLAKHRGARKAKGQYFGPFASAGAVNDTLNTLQKAFLLRTCSDSVYEGRTRPCMLYQIKRCAGPCVDLVSQERYAALVDEASQFLRGKSQQLRQTLQAEMEEASQALDFERAARLRDRIRAISAVTTQQGINPEGLEEADIIAVAQEGGKTCVQVFFFRAGQNWGNRAFYPRHEADSSEEEVLSAFIAQFYDDKPAPRLILTSHEPEQGELLAEALTLRAEHAVEIRAPRRGSKKALVDQVLQNAREALGRKLAETRSQAQLLDGVKKVFGLERRPERIEVYDNSHIQGTNALGAMIVAGPEGFEKTGYRRFNMKGADAAPDDDFAMMQAMLRRRLSRLAKERGEGAPVPDLLLIDGGKGQLFAVLEVMEETGTTDIPVAAVAKGPDRHAGREDFYLPGKAPFRLPANDPVLYYLQRLRDEAHRFAITGHRARRTKQMRENPLDEIAGVGASRKSALLKHFGSAKAVSRANLADLEAVEGVSKALARKIYDHFHE; this comes from the coding sequence ATGGGATGGCCGGCTGAAGGATGCCGACGGAGGCCGGATGGCGTCCCCTGCACCCGCCCCGCTGACGGCGCGGCTTCCCGCGCCTATCTTGCCCCCATGGTCAAAGCCGCGCGTCCCGACGCTCCGCCGATTTCGCAAAAGGAAGTGCCCGCCGAGGTGAGCGGGCCGCCGGGCGATGCGCGCAACGGTGCGGAGATCATCGCCGACTACGTCAAGCGCCTGCCCGACAAGCCCGGCGTCTACCGCATGTATGACGAGAACGGCGACGTGCTCTACGTGGGCAAGGCGCGGAAGCTCAAGGCGCGCGTGTCGAACTACGCCAAGTCCGGCGGGCATACCAACCGCATCGCGCTGATGATCTCGCTGACCCGGTCGATGGAGTTCGTCGTCACCGCCACCGAGACCGAGGCGCTGCTGCTGGAAGCCAACCTGATCAAGCGGCTCAAACCCCGCTTCAACATCCTCCTGCGCGACGACAAGTCCTTTCCCTACATCCTCATCCGCACCGATCACGAGGCGCCCCAGCTGGCCAAGCATCGCGGCGCGAGGAAGGCGAAGGGCCAGTATTTCGGCCCGTTCGCCAGCGCGGGCGCGGTGAACGACACGCTGAACACGCTGCAGAAGGCGTTCCTCCTTCGCACCTGCTCGGACAGCGTCTACGAGGGGCGCACCCGGCCGTGCATGCTCTACCAGATCAAGCGCTGCGCGGGGCCGTGCGTCGATCTCGTCAGCCAGGAGCGCTACGCAGCCCTCGTCGACGAGGCGAGCCAGTTCCTGCGGGGCAAGTCCCAGCAGCTGCGCCAGACCCTGCAGGCGGAGATGGAGGAGGCCAGCCAGGCGCTCGACTTCGAACGCGCCGCGCGCCTGCGCGACCGCATCCGGGCGATCTCGGCGGTCACCACGCAGCAGGGCATCAACCCGGAAGGCCTGGAAGAGGCCGACATCATCGCCGTGGCCCAGGAGGGCGGGAAGACCTGCGTCCAGGTGTTCTTCTTCCGCGCCGGGCAGAACTGGGGCAACCGGGCCTTCTATCCCAGGCACGAGGCGGACTCCTCCGAGGAAGAGGTGCTTTCCGCCTTCATCGCCCAGTTCTACGACGACAAGCCGGCGCCGCGCCTCATCCTGACCTCGCACGAACCCGAGCAGGGCGAACTGCTCGCCGAGGCGCTCACCCTGCGCGCCGAGCACGCGGTGGAGATCCGCGCGCCTCGGCGCGGCTCGAAGAAGGCCCTCGTCGACCAGGTGCTGCAGAACGCGCGCGAGGCGCTGGGAAGGAAGCTCGCGGAGACCCGCTCCCAGGCCCAGCTGCTGGACGGGGTGAAGAAGGTGTTCGGCCTCGAACGGCGGCCCGAACGCATCGAGGTCTACGACAATTCCCACATCCAGGGCACGAACGCGCTCGGCGCGATGATCGTCGCGGGGCCGGAAGGCTTCGAGAAGACCGGTTATCGCCGCTTCAACATGAAGGGCGCAGACGCCGCGCCGGACGACGATTTCGCGATGATGCAGGCGATGCTGCGGCGCCGTCTGTCCCGCCTGGCGAAGGAGCGCGGCGAAGGCGCGCCGGTGCCCGACCTCCTGCTCATCGACGGCGGCAAGGGTCAGCTTTTCGCCGTGCTGGAGGTGATGGAGGAGACCGGCACGACGGACATTCCCGTCGCCGCCGTCGCCAAGGGCCCGGACCGGCATGCGGGACGCGAGGACTTCTACCTGCCCGGCAAGGCGCCCTTCCGCCTGCCGGCGAACGATCCGGTGCTGTATTACCTGCAGCGCCTGCGCGACGAGGCGCACCGCTTCGCGATCACCGGCCACCGCGCCAGGCGCACGAAGCAGATGCGCGAGAATCCGCTCGACGAGATCGCCGGCGTCGGGGCGAGCCGCAAGAGCGCGCTCCTGAAGCATTTCGGATCGGCAAAGGCGGTGTCGCGTGCCAATCTCGCCGACCTCGAAGCCGTCGAGGGCGTCTCCAAGGCGCTCGCCCGCAAGATCTACGATCATTTCCATGAGTGA
- the nadC gene encoding carboxylating nicotinate-nucleotide diphosphorylase: MIPALPSGLVTEAVARALSEDLGGRGDITTLATIPADATARFQIASRARGVLAGVQPAAEVFAQVDRAIAVDWKKTDGEELAPGDTVAAVEGPAGAILTAERTALNFLGRLSGIASLTRDYAAAIAGTGAVIAHTRKTTLGLRAFELAAVRAGGGAAHRFGLDDAILIKDNHVAVCGGVGEAVRRARAFAGHMTRVAVEIDRLDQLAEALEAGAESVLLDNFPLEDLRTAVKQARGRARLEASGGVNLRTVRAIAETGVDVISVGALTHSAPNFDLGLDAV, from the coding sequence ATGATCCCTGCCCTTCCCTCCGGCCTCGTCACCGAGGCGGTCGCGCGCGCCCTCAGCGAGGATCTCGGCGGGCGCGGAGACATCACGACTCTGGCCACCATTCCCGCCGATGCCACGGCCCGCTTCCAGATCGCGAGCCGTGCGCGCGGCGTGCTCGCGGGCGTTCAGCCGGCCGCGGAGGTGTTCGCCCAGGTCGACCGCGCGATCGCGGTGGACTGGAAGAAGACCGACGGCGAGGAGCTCGCGCCCGGCGACACGGTGGCCGCGGTCGAAGGCCCGGCCGGCGCGATCCTGACCGCCGAGCGCACGGCGCTCAACTTCCTCGGCCGGCTGTCGGGCATCGCCAGCCTGACGCGGGACTATGCCGCCGCGATCGCGGGGACCGGGGCGGTCATCGCCCATACCCGCAAGACGACGCTGGGCCTGCGCGCCTTCGAGCTGGCCGCCGTGCGGGCCGGCGGCGGGGCGGCCCACCGCTTCGGGCTCGACGATGCGATCCTGATCAAGGACAACCATGTCGCGGTGTGCGGCGGCGTCGGCGAGGCGGTGCGCCGCGCGCGCGCCTTCGCCGGCCACATGACCCGCGTCGCCGTGGAGATCGACCGGCTCGACCAGCTCGCAGAGGCCCTCGAGGCGGGCGCGGAAAGCGTGCTGCTCGACAACTTCCCGCTGGAAGACCTTCGCACGGCAGTGAAGCAGGCGCGGGGTCGGGCGAGGCTCGAAGCCTCCGGCGGCGTCAATCTCAGGACCGTGCGCGCGATCGCCGAGACCGGCGTCGACGTAATCAGCGTCGGCGCTCTCACCCATTCGGCACCGAATTTCGATCTGGGCCTGGACGCGGTCTAG
- a CDS encoding L-aspartate oxidase, translating to MGDSPLLVAGAGIAGLWAALHAAPRTVILLTGSTLGENASTAWAQGGVAAALSEDDSPALHAADTIRAGAGLVNPEAARLLAEQGPREIEALYALGAPFEREPDGSWALSREAAHSRARVARVKGDQAGAGILSALIAAVKAADHIEIREGWRAEALLPGADGGCAGVLARTPQARLVRIEAGETILAMGSVCGLYGVTTVPFTSQGQALAMAARLGAVIEDAEFVQFHPTAIDTGRDPAPLATEALRGEGATLVDRAGKRFMLPVHADAELAPRDVVARAVHRQVRSGRGAFLDCRTAVGGAFPERFPAVFAACMSAGIDPRREPIPVAPAAHYHMGGIATDLSGYTGVPGLYAAGECASTGVHGANRLASNSLLDGLVFGRRAAEACRDAEARTVKAGPAAPSPVLPAPALARLRQLMAAEAGVERDGAGLARLLCAVDDLEAKYGAADALIAARFVAASALSRTESRGGHFRSDFPQTAPGARHTRMRLDEACAAAPEPLLATGPAE from the coding sequence ATGGGCGACAGCCCCCTCCTCGTCGCGGGTGCCGGGATCGCGGGGCTGTGGGCGGCGCTGCATGCCGCGCCGCGCACCGTGATCCTGCTCACCGGCTCGACGCTGGGTGAGAACGCCTCCACGGCATGGGCCCAGGGCGGAGTCGCCGCCGCGCTGTCCGAGGACGACAGCCCGGCGCTTCATGCCGCCGACACGATCCGCGCCGGGGCCGGGCTCGTGAACCCGGAGGCCGCCCGGCTGCTGGCCGAGCAGGGCCCGCGCGAGATCGAAGCCCTCTACGCGCTCGGCGCACCCTTCGAGCGCGAGCCGGACGGGTCCTGGGCGCTGTCGCGCGAGGCCGCGCATTCGCGGGCCCGCGTCGCCCGGGTCAAGGGCGACCAGGCCGGGGCCGGCATCCTCTCCGCGCTGATCGCGGCGGTGAAGGCGGCCGATCACATCGAGATCCGTGAAGGCTGGCGCGCCGAGGCCCTGCTGCCCGGCGCGGACGGCGGCTGTGCGGGCGTGCTCGCGCGCACGCCGCAAGCCCGTCTCGTGCGCATCGAAGCCGGCGAGACGATCCTTGCCATGGGCAGCGTGTGCGGACTGTACGGCGTCACGACCGTGCCCTTCACCAGCCAGGGCCAGGCGCTCGCCATGGCCGCCCGGCTCGGCGCCGTGATCGAGGACGCCGAGTTCGTCCAGTTCCACCCCACCGCCATCGATACCGGCCGCGACCCCGCCCCGCTCGCCACCGAGGCGCTGCGCGGCGAAGGGGCGACGCTGGTCGACCGGGCCGGCAAGCGCTTCATGCTGCCGGTCCACGCCGACGCCGAGCTCGCCCCGCGCGATGTGGTCGCCCGCGCCGTGCACCGGCAGGTCAGATCGGGCAGGGGCGCCTTCCTCGACTGCCGCACGGCGGTCGGCGGGGCCTTCCCGGAACGCTTCCCGGCCGTCTTCGCCGCCTGCATGAGCGCCGGCATCGATCCGCGGCGCGAACCCATCCCCGTCGCCCCGGCGGCCCATTACCACATGGGCGGGATCGCGACCGACCTTTCCGGATATACCGGCGTGCCCGGCCTCTATGCCGCCGGGGAATGCGCCTCGACCGGGGTGCACGGCGCGAACCGGCTCGCCTCCAACTCCCTGCTCGACGGCCTCGTCTTCGGGCGCCGCGCGGCAGAGGCCTGCCGTGACGCCGAAGCGCGCACGGTGAAAGCCGGACCGGCCGCGCCTTCGCCTGTCCTGCCCGCGCCGGCGCTCGCCCGCCTGCGCCAGCTGATGGCCGCGGAGGCCGGGGTGGAGCGCGACGGCGCCGGGCTCGCCCGCCTGCTCTGCGCGGTCGACGATCTCGAGGCGAAATACGGCGCCGCCGACGCGCTGATCGCCGCGCGCTTCGTGGCCGCCTCGGCCCTGTCGCGCACCGAGAGCCGCGGCGGACATTTCCGCAGCGACTTCCCGCAGACCGCGCCGGGCGCGCGTCACACCCGCATGAGGCTCGACGAGGCCTGTGCCGCCGCGCCCGAGCCCCTGCTCGCCACAGGCCCTGCCGAATGA